The genomic stretch ttaaattaatttaatttttatattttaatattttttaattaataatttaaaatttaatcataCGTCTCTTTATCTCATTATCtcactttaatattttaaataaaatatatttttattattttacatatattatataatcgAAAGTGTAGCTAATactaataacatttttcaatttgttGGCCCATTCCCCAACTAATCCCAACGGCCATCAATCATTTAATATCTTATCAtcacttttattattaaatgatacTAATTCAGACGACTTTAATGAGTGGTCGCAATTTGCTGTGTTACCGGACTGGTAAAATAATCTCTAGGCGAGGATCATGGGATCTGCTTCTGTCCCCAGAAATTAAAAACTGTGCGCAGGCATCTTTCTTGCTTATAACTTTGGGCAGCGTgacaatttatttattcatgACAGTGCCATTAGGTTAGAAGAAACGAACAAAGCAAATAAGGGGACAATTTTTTAATCCACCATTAAGTGAAAATTTAACTTCTTGTTAGTGTTATATCTAAAAGTCAATTATAAGATGATGTTTAAGGATGATTTTAcgtgttaattattatttttaattaatgaattatcactttgaaacgatattttttatttatcatgcaTTGACTACATCTTATTTCTGCATATAAAGtttatagaaataaatatcaaaatattaattctCAATGGTTGAGAATTGAGactgattttctaaaataatttatttataaaaatattcttaatactAGGATTATTAATTATTGCACATTAATAAATCATATGGACTAGTccatgctatttttttttttttaataattcaggTATCTGAACTTTGCCCGCCTAATTTTAAAGGAAACTAATCTTCCCCCTGGTGCATATATCTAGAAGATAGATACAAAAGAGTAAAAGAATTTCAAATGTTATTGGCACCTTGTGTGTGGAAATATCTAGAAGTGGGATTAAATTCTTGAAACCATAATCAGTGAGAAATAAGTTATGActtctttttatatttaattatttaagttttatatgcatcatataaaaaaagttaaattaaagaattaattttttttaaaaatgtattatttaaaGCGGCGAGGGCCCAAGTGATTTTCTGCATCACAACTCGCCCTCTCTACCAAACATATAGTTTTGTTATTTGCGGTGAAGGAAGCCGCGACCACCATGGCCCGCAAGTTGGTGCACCAAGTACCCATCAAATCGGACGGCGATGTGTTCCATGAGATCTTCAAAGAAAGGCCGCATCACATCTCTAATATGTCCCCGGCTCACATCCAGGGCTGTGCTTTGCACGAAGGTGACTGGGGCAAAGTCGGCTCCGTCACCTTCTGGAGTTATACTCATGGTATTTATGCACGCTGGCTAACGAATTCTTTAACTATTTTACAGCTTAcctatttaaattttatgtcgGGAGATCTAGAGAGTTTGTAACTTAATTTACTACACGGTCATTCAATTCATGGGATGCAACCCCTTTTTTTCGTGAGAGCTCTTTCCGTTTAATTGCACGAGATGGTAAGTATATTGGGTCGTTCATGGATGTGTGCCCCCATACTCGCTTttataagaaaggaaaatttAACCTGAACATTATATTAGACCGTATGTTGTTTGTTATTAGACTTTGTTTGATAGTATCATAAGCCCTATATGATTTATATGACCATGACACCACTAGGACACATAATAATTAGACAATGAATGCAATACTACCAAATATCAATCTCTGCAACTCTTAAGAGTTTAATATATAACCCACCGTGTTAACTGAATTTCTGTGTGTCGATACAATACAGATGGAAAAGGAAAGGTTGCAAAGGCGGTGACAGAAGCAGTAGATGAGGCAAGCAAGTTGGTGACATACAAGGTGATTGAAGGAGATCTGATGCAACTGTACAAGAGCTTCGTCATCACAGTCCACGTGGACACAAGGGGTACGAACAACTTGGTCACGTGGACCTTCCAGTACAAGAAGCTCAATGATGCCTTCGGAGATCCAAACTCACTCATGGAATTATGCGTTAACGTCATCAAAGATATTGAGGCTCACCATCTCAAGTGATCTACGATGTTGCtattatgcatatgtatacataaattaGGTTTGAGAGTCCCCCTGTGGCATGAAATAAAAGCACCGTACGTGTGCGGTGGAATAATATCGATATATAGTCGCTTGCTTCCTCAACCCATGATATGACATATGTATTTTATGTACTAGCAAAAATAACAGTAAAGCTACCCGTTTGGGTAATGTTGAGTCGTAAAACAATTTCTGGTTTGGGACTTAATCTGTATGGGTAAGTATTTAACTACCCAACCAAATCTTTAGCTCTTGTTATTGTGAATCTTTTATATTAATGGTGAAGCATCATCAAATGATGCCGTGTTGAGCCAAGGAGGTGGAGGGTCATGCTCGGCAACCTCAGGCTGCCTCACGGTGCCTAATGGAGGGCCACATGCCAACCATCATTGCATCCAGATGGCGCCTAATTATTCTCTTTCGTGCAAATATCCATTGGGACGTTGCACAATCTAATCCTAGCCACCTATCTGATCTTTCAGAAACTCTATCCTAACAATTCAAAACTATTATTTATCCCTCATCAGGATTTGGAGCGTCGGtagcgagagagagaagaaaaaggcaaagaaacactacaaaaaattgctgttaaatgccatttttttttgtagtgaaagcATAAtgaaaggaaggagaaaaggGGTCCAAGAGATTTATCATATATAGAATTTATAGAGTTTATAtgatttgtctttattttttagttcAATAGGTTGAGCCCTGTATTAGTGATTATAGAATCAGTGATTTATAAAGAGTTTGTGTGAACTGTTTTGAGGGTGTAATCTCTTTTTTCTCGTATAGTGTAGTGAATTTTTCTAATTAGAGTTTAACGTAGACATAGCCCCGATTTAAAATGAATCACAAAAAAAATCTCTacgtattattttctttctactgtGCACATTATTCCCTTCTGTTATGATTTCTGCCTCCGATTGAGCCTTTATGATTGGGTCAAAAGTGATTTCAAGTGGTATCAAGATTGTGAATGAGTGTGgcttgttttctgttttggtcCAACATTTTACTTGTTGGGCCAATGCGCCCCACTTTGCTTTCATGGGAATGTCTTCCCACCGATGCGGTCAATTCAGGCcgatataatttttaacatgtgtttaaattaatatcaatataaaataataccataatcataattttgaagatatgattgttttattttgaaatgataAAATCGAAATATGATCCTTTCAACTACGCGTAAGGCTTAACCCACCCTCATTATCCCtgtaatgaattttatataGCATACTATTAAAATtgattagagagagaaaatagagagaggtTGGAGcacaattaattatttaatttatccTAAATGTTCTTGtcgtttttaatatataatattgatTTCGTGTTACATGCGTGAAAGTTTATGAGTTTAAATAACAAAACTTGAAATAAGGAATCTACCCATTGCATAATTAcatgaatattttatttctgtGTAACAATATATTATCCATATTGCCAGACCCGATACCCATTCCGACTCGTACCCATAGGCATTATCCTTAAAAATTGAACTGTCATTTCCACACAACCCATATTAAATTTGAACGGATCAGCTGCTCCTTGGTGGGTCCATTTTCCAACAAATTGGTCAATTCATCGACaatcaattgtttttttttttttttggccttaTCATCACTAGTATTTGATTCATAGAATAATAATGTTTAGCTGTGGGTCACTTTTGCTAAGATAAGTGTGGATCATGTCgtatgttcttttttttttttaactgtgtTTGTCAAGAAAATTCGTTTGAATGCAAGAGAATTAACTTCCACTAAGGATGCGTTTGATAGGAGTGGAAAATGAcggtggaattcattttccacccaaatttcaagaaattatatcaaacaacttttttttttttcatggaattcgaattccattttagttcaaaaaatgaagatttttcttgaaatcaaggaattaaaattcttagggagtggggtgagaattgaaattccatgaaatttcaatttcattccaTTTTTCATCCtccaatcaaacgcaccctaagagtaaaataaaaacagaaattaaaagtaattatctaattaagtaaatttaaatcTGTAAACtctaaaaattgttttaaagtAGGCAAATTATCtttgtaattatatattactatatttagatttaattttatacttttataaataaacttaaaatattttcattacttAGCtgtcaaaaaaataatcaaaataaaataatttgatcaAGATAATGGGTACTAAATTAAGATCTTGCCCGTGATTAAGTTGAGCAAGCTTGACAATTTTTTAATCGAtcattatgtaaaataataaactaGTATATTCACGCATCTAAGAGGGGGCAACCGGAGAGGTGAGGCAGAAGCCAACAGAGTTTGCTATTTAAAGAGTTGAGGACCTAAGTGTTTGCCTCACACACTTGCCTTCACTTCCATCTTCACTGCCAGTACATTTAGCTAGGGTTTCAGGTTGCTGCAAAGGAAGCCGCCATGGCCAGTAAGATGGTGCGCCAAGTAGCTATCAAGTCGGACGGCGATGTGTTCCATGAGATCTTCAGAGATAGGCCTCACCATATCTCCAATATGGCTCCGGCTCACATCCAAGGCTGTGCTTTGCATGAAGGTGACTGGGGCAAAGTTGGCTCCATCGTCTTCTGGAATTATACTCACGGTACATGTGCTAACACCTCTGTGTAATCTATGGTTTTCTATCTACAAATTGCGTTCTAAAAGCATAGCTCAGTGCATGTCCTCTTAACAGTACGTCTCGTATTTTACTCCTCCTTAAAAACAAACAGGTTATCTCCCAAACTCAGTTTGTAGTTTTCTTTTGGATTCTTCATGTTATTAGATGCTACGTTGTGCTTCATATATACTCTTATGAGATTTAAGCCTAAGCTAAGCCTCAGTGCAAGTCCCTCTGTTCGTAGGTCTTTTTGTGTACTCCAACcgcaaaaggaaaaagaaaagagtgtCCTAGGAGggtatatattttcaattcaaaaactACACCATCGATCATTCATTAAATAGATttctttcattattattattcaattttggaaataaatttattaaaattgaatcgCCTTAAATTTTCTATACCGTCTTTCTTAAATTCTGCTCGAGGTGTTGATACAATTCTATGAATatttgtgtgatatatatacatataagtacAGATGGGAAAGAGAAGGTTGCTAAGGAGGTGATAGAGGCAGTAGACGAGGCAAACAAGTCGGTGACATACAAGGTGATTGAAGGAGATCTGATGCAGCTGTACAAGAGCTTCGTCATCACAGTCCACGTGGACACAAGGGGCGTCAACAACTTGGTCACATGGACCTTCCAATACGAGAAGCTCAATGATAGCGTCGAAGATCCAAACTCACTCATGGACTTCTGCATTAGCGTCACCAAAGATATTGAGGCTCACCATCTCAAGtaattaatgtatttaaatGATGAGGCCATGACgcctaataaatatatatatatatatataaacaaaggTTTGGAAGTACTGTTTGTGGAATAAAAGCATGCATGAGTTTGTGGTAAAGTGAGTCTGCCCCCAATTGATGAACCTTTCTGTTTTGCGAGAGGGTTAGATGAGGGGAAGAATCATATTTCTGTTTTTTCGATgcataataacacatgcatgtGATTAATGCACTTGTGTAACGCCCTTGTTTGTGTAATTAATGTCAAGTTGAGCACGTgtatttgtataattattttgaCTTTTGTAATCGTAATCTACTTGTTTATGTGAAGTTGAGTTGAGCCTTATGCACAatctcttataattttatagttaaagCAATTTCAAGCCTTTACGTCGTCtaataattatgtttaattatgaatttttattatatgtACAATCTCCTGTAAATGTACTTGTCCAGGTAATGCGTTCCTTGATCACCAAACAAAGTGAACTAGAGGAAAGGAACAAAATGAtggtaataaataaaaaaagaccaAAGGCTTTGGAAATGGTTTCAAAAGCACATCTGACATCTCTATATGAGGGAAATACTTAAAAGTTCTTTAGAtcaagtttttttaatttttttctttttttgctaagTATAATAATTAGAAGAGGAAGCCTAAATCCTGTATATATAATGGCTTGTCCTTTTATTAGTTAtgttagttttttttgttttgtttcatcTACTGTCTCACAATTGTTTTCATTTAAACTATCTTAGTAGTGACCCACTTAACTTATACAGTAAGttggatgaaaaaaaattaaaattttagtttaaaataaaaaattaagactacattctctttattatttttaacttatttttaatttttaattttttaaaataataaaaatacatttactttgtcatttttaaaaataaaaaaaattataaagaaaattcaaaacaacaaaatgatattttggttgttttcaaccaaaataatCTTTAAGTCTAGAACATGGGAAacataattcatttttcatattttagctctaaaaaagaaaagaaaaaaaaatcttaaattttaaaaataaaattatatatttatttaaaattttaaaaatatagtatatctatattataattaaaaatataagataacatataatatattattaagtatattacacatattatgtataataatatttaatataaattattactcagatgtcaataatttattaattaaatttattattttattttaataataaaaatttattaaaaagagttaaatttattatttaataattaaattcattgaataaaatatcataaaatattttttctcaaaattctaaaataaacgtgttttctaattttttgttataagaaataattttttaaaatgataaaaagaacacgttttcagttttttaaaaatagactatcaaaatagaaaattgaaaataaatttaaaatttaaaattaaaaattaaaaatacaaagagaacgcaacctaagaTTTTCTTTTAGTAATTTACACTATTTATGTAcaataaaattgtattaagaAAAATAGCATAGATGGACTTAATCaaaccattttttattttttattttttaaaattacaaaaaaagtcaaataaaaaCCTAAAGGGTAAATTACGTAAATTCGGCACTCCTAGATTTTGTATAAATACAAGAATATCcctaacttttaaaaaattatatgaatgacctttattcaaaaattatatgaaatgatcCCTAAAGTTAAATTTAGATTAACCGGGatatctctaaaatttataaaattgcatagatttattaaaaaaatatttaaccgAAATTTCTGGATATGAGAGTATATACTGtaatttattgaaatcaaaattatataattattataatcaaATTGTCTCTAAGATAATGCTCGAGTTAACTGgttccaaatatatataatcattatccttgtaataataaaaaaatattttaataatttttacaaagatACTATTTAAAGACTAAAATTtgatattcaaaataattttatatattaatatattatattatcatattatgtgtaattttaaaCGTTAAAGTTGACTGTCTAAATAACATTTGTTTATAATGTTGTAGAAGAATTTCGTTGGATTGCGTCAATTAGGTAGTTGGCGAGTATGGCTTGTCTCGTAGCAGGAGCAATGCGTATAATCATTAtccttataataataaaaaatattttgatattttttacaaaaatactattaaaagacttagttttgatatttaaaataagtttatatattaatatatattatattatgtgtgATTTTAAGAATTAAAGTTGACGCTCGAAAAAAAATGCTTGTAGAAGAATTTTGTTAGGTTGCATCTGATCAAGTAGTTGGCTGAGTATGGTTTATAAAgacttaattttgatatttaaaataattttatatattaatatattatattatatatgattttaagcGTTAAGTTTGATACTCTAAATAACATTTGCCATAATGTTGTAGAAGAATTTTGTTGGGTTGCATTTGACTAGGCAGTTGGCGAGTATGGCTTGTCTTGAAGTGGGGGCAATGTATATAATCATCATctttgtaataataaaaaatattttaataatttttacaaaaatactatttatagacttaattttaatatttaaaataattttatgtgtaaatatattattgatgatagTTTTTGGGACTCACCAACCACATGCCACCTCTGTAACTAGACCTCGAAAATTGAACCTAAGACTTGGTGATGTCGGATCTCGAGAATAGAACCTGCAAAACAACGGAGTGACGGAACTAAGATCTCATGGATGGATTCTgacgctcaaattagtagagtaaatgagtagtataaaatataataattgaagAGTTTGGTCATACCTGATGAGAACATTTGTTTTTATAGACGGGTCCGTTATGGGGTACCTGAGATAAACTCGAGATGGGCAGGCATGACCCTAGAGGACCCCAGTCAAGTTGGAACGAGTCTCGCGGTCTAGTCCGAATTTTTCGGATCTCGCACCGGATTGTTGACTTGGCACGTGTCGGTCTCTTAGACAATTCACGTGGTGAGAGAGACTATTAACGCATAAGggtattcttataattttaggTAGTGCTACATCAATTATATTACGTGTGATTTTAAGCTTTAAAATTTAGGCTCTAAATAACATTTGCCATAATGTTGTAGAAGAATTTTGTTGGGTTGCATTTGAGTAGGTAGTTGGCAAGTATGGCTTGTCTTGAAGTGGGAGCAATGTATATaatcattatttttgtaatagtaaaaaatattttaatgatttgtacaaaattactatttatagacttaattttaatatttaaaataattttatatgtaaatatattatattatgtgtgATTTTAAGCTTTAAAATTTAGGCTCTAAATAACATTTGCGATAATGTTGTAGCAGAATTTTGTTGGGTTGCGTTTGATTCGGGAGTCTGCAAGTATGGCTTCTCTCACAGCGGGAGCCATTGCGGACCTACTCCTGACGAAAGCGATAATTAATGGACAGTGACTATCGCAATACGCATTCAATGCTATACCTATCCGTAGTAATAATAAGTTCACTTCTCATTTCCTTGCACCATGTTAAgccaattctattttttttatttatgtatttttattttttatatgattcaaattttttgctatgaaatttgtatttttaaattaatttaaattttatattttaatatttttttcatttaata from Diospyros lotus cultivar Yz01 chromosome 9, ASM1463336v1, whole genome shotgun sequence encodes the following:
- the LOC127809478 gene encoding kirola-like — encoded protein: MASKMVRQVAIKSDGDVFHEIFRDRPHHISNMAPAHIQGCALHEGDWGKVGSIVFWNYTHDGKEKVAKEVIEAVDEANKSVTYKVIEGDLMQLYKSFVITVHVDTRGVNNLVTWTFQYEKLNDSVEDPNSLMDFCISVTKDIEAHHLK
- the LOC127810253 gene encoding kirola-like, which translates into the protein MARKLVHQVPIKSDGDVFHEIFKERPHHISNMSPAHIQGCALHEGDWGKVGSVTFWSYTHDGKGKVAKAVTEAVDEASKLVTYKVIEGDLMQLYKSFVITVHVDTRGTNNLVTWTFQYKKLNDAFGDPNSLMELCVNVIKDIEAHHLK